A stretch of Pseudoclavibacter chungangensis DNA encodes these proteins:
- a CDS encoding ribokinase produces the protein MSGGIVVVGSVNADLLVRVARLPGPGETLLATSSEVRPGGKGANQAVAAALLGAPVTMIGAVGDDAHAAIATSGLERAGVDLARLTRVAGPTGLAIVQVDDRGENSIVVVPGANATVGPELVARHRERIASADVVVLQGELPGETVEAAARTAGGRLVLNLAPVVAIDLAVVRSADPLVVNEHEAALVLDLLGGVELVGGVERAGAGAEAGVDVPMSVPDASTRRGDRDADDARAHGTRVDDPRDAVVTDRSDAADPERLVDALLAAGVHSVVLTVGTDGAVIGTVTTDGPRTVRVPAPNVTAVDTTGAGDAFTGALAVALLRGDGLHAAAAYAVRVGAFAVGGPGAQDAYPTTEDELPASH, from the coding sequence GTGAGTGGCGGGATCGTCGTCGTCGGATCGGTGAACGCCGATCTGCTCGTTCGTGTCGCGCGTCTCCCCGGGCCCGGCGAGACGCTGCTCGCGACGTCGAGCGAGGTGCGTCCGGGCGGGAAGGGCGCGAACCAGGCGGTCGCCGCGGCGCTGCTCGGGGCGCCGGTCACGATGATCGGGGCGGTCGGCGACGATGCACACGCGGCGATCGCGACGAGCGGGCTCGAGCGTGCCGGGGTGGATCTCGCGCGGCTCACTCGCGTCGCGGGTCCGACGGGGCTCGCGATCGTGCAGGTCGACGATCGGGGCGAGAACTCGATCGTGGTGGTTCCGGGAGCGAACGCCACGGTCGGGCCCGAGCTCGTCGCCCGGCATCGCGAACGCATCGCGTCGGCGGATGTCGTCGTCCTCCAGGGCGAGCTGCCGGGCGAGACGGTCGAGGCGGCGGCGCGCACCGCGGGCGGTCGACTCGTGTTGAACCTCGCGCCGGTCGTCGCGATCGATCTGGCAGTGGTCCGTTCCGCCGATCCGCTCGTCGTGAACGAGCACGAGGCGGCGCTCGTGCTCGATCTGCTGGGCGGGGTCGAGCTGGTGGGCGGGGTCGAGCGCGCCGGTGCCGGAGCGGAGGCCGGGGTGGACGTGCCGATGTCCGTCCCCGACGCCTCGACACGGCGCGGCGACCGGGATGCCGACGACGCACGTGCGCACGGCACCCGCGTCGACGACCCACGCGACGCCGTTGTGACCGACAGGTCGGATGCCGCCGATCCGGAGCGACTCGTCGATGCCCTGCTCGCTGCCGGGGTGCATTCGGTGGTCCTCACGGTCGGCACCGACGGCGCCGTGATCGGGACGGTCACCACGGACGGACCGCGCACGGTGCGCGTGCCCGCTCCGAACGTGACCGCGGTGGACACGACCGGCGCGGGCGACGCGTTCACGGGAGCGCTCGCCGTCGCGCTGCTGCGGGGCGACGGGCTGCACGCCGCGGCCGCATACGCGGTCAGGGTCGGTGCGTTCGCGGTCGGTGGTCCCGGTGCACAGGACGCGTATCCGACGACCGAAGACGAGCTCCCGGCTTCGCACTGA